The window CGTCCAGCATATCTTCTTCACATTTCCGGAAGCCACCATCCTCACCAAACAGTCCCAGCAGGCTGTGCAGCGTGCTGGCATTGTTTACGCCGGTACTCTCCGCCATGCGGCGGCTTGCCCGGCCGGTGGGGGCTGCCAGCAGGATATTCTCCGATGGCTTCAGCAGCTTGAACACCTCAATGACCGCTTTCAGGACGGTGGTCTTGCCGGTACCGGGTGAGCCGGTAATGATGGACAGATCGCTGCGGAATACCATGTGAACAGCCTCCGTCTGCTGCAGAGAGAGCTCGACCCCCAACTGACGCCGTACCCTTGTCAGCAAGTCCTGCACATCCACCCGTTCTACCGGGCGGCAGAGCAGCCTTGCGATGCTGCGGGCGGTTTCGTCCTCCTGCGCGAAGGTCTTGACCAGATAATAGTTGCCGTTGCTGTTGATGATCTTGCCTTGCAGCAGCATGTCGTCGATCACAGCCTCCAGATCATCTGCCTTTACCCGCATCTGAGGAACGGGGATCATGCTGTTCAGCAGAGCCATGGACTCCTTGCGAAGCTGCTCTGCATCCAGATACAGATGACCGCCATCTCCCTTTGCGCCCTCCAGCGCGGCAAATACCGCGCCGCGGATGCGCATGGGTGAGTTCAGCGGCCAATTGTTCTTTCGCATGATCGCGTCCACGCGCTTGAAGCCAAATCCGGATATCTGACAGAGTTCGAAGGGGTTATTCCGCAGAATATCCACGCTGTGTGCGCCGAAATGGTCATAAATCTTCGTGGCGGTGGTGGGGGTGATCTGAAAGGGGGCCAATAGCAGCATCAGATCACGAAGGGTTCGGCTCTCGTTATAGGAGGCAATGATCTCCTCCAGCTTTGCCTTGCTGACGCCCCGTATCTCCAAAAGCCTCTCCGGTTCATTCTCCAGCACATGCAGTGTATCTGCGCCAAACCGGTCTACGATCAGCTCGGCGGTTTTGCCGCCAATGCCCTTGATAAGCCGTGAGGAAAGATACCCCTTGATCCCTTCGCGGGTCTGAGGTACGACCTCCTCGCATTTCGTCACATGCAACTGAAAGCCGTTTTTACCCTCTTTCCACTCACCGTCCAGTATCATGCTGACCTGATCGGTGCGCGGCAGCTCATAGCCCACGGCGGCAAAATGGATCATATTGTCCCGATGCCGGTACGCGCTGCGAGCCTTTTCTGGGATAGAACGGTCTGAGGTCTTTACGCTGATCACGCTGTACTTGTTGACAGGGTTATAGAAGATCGTCCGTTCATAGATGCCTGTATAAGCCAACTCATGCAGCCTCCTCTCGTTGTTTTTTCACATAGAAGCGCCGGCTTTCCGAAACAGTGACGTACTGCTCGTAGATGTCCGGGTGCTGCGCCTGCAAACGCTGCAGGTTGTCCTTACTGATGCCGGATTTACGCACAGGCTTATAGCTGATACTGTAAGCCGCTTCACGCCCCTGGCAGACAGCCGTGCAGCTTCGTCCCATTTCTGCGACGATACGGCCTTGCAGCCGCCGCATTTCCGCTTCAATGTGCTCATAGTTTCGTTTCTCCGCGTTTCGCTGGGTCTGAAGCTCCAGATACCGGGTGATCAGCAGTGCCATATTCCCCTCCAGTATCAGCTCCGGTGCCGATGGGTCAGCAGGCCCGAAATGACGCCTGACGCTGTTGAGGATCAGATCGCCGTCCTCCGTATAGGGTGGGGGCATGCCGGTGAGAATGTGGTTCTCCCAGAAATCCCGCTCCAGCGCGATCAGCTCCGCCTCATAGTCCCGGTCACGGTCGATATGCCGGATGATGACTTCATCTTCATTGTTGCCGTACAGGCAGCAGTAGAAGACCTCATCAATGTTCATCACGGACATATAGTGCCGCCCCTGAGCCTCATAGTTGAGGGGAACGATCTCCTGCCCATCCTCGGACCACCAGTGATCCTTTGCATTATAGTTGGTGGTTTTTATTTCGAGGATCGCGGTTCGCCCTCCGGGAAGCTCTACAAAATAGTCAATATCCGCCAGCATAAACGTATGCACCGGATGATAAAACATCTTCTTGATCTGATAGATGCGATACCCCGTTTTCACATGGAATATCTCTGCTACCAGATCCTCCAGCAGATGCCCCATCTTCTTGGCTACCCAGTTGCTCTCCGAGTCGTCAAAAGGCACGATTTTCAGCTTGTCATAGTAGAGATCCCGTGCCGTAGCAAACGGTGAGATTCCTAATATGGCGGCTGCATCGCTGCCGCCGATCCCCCTGCGCCGGTATTCCAGCCAGTCTTTCTCAGGAAGACGCTCCGTGCTGACCAGGACTGACGGCGCATAAGACTCGCTTGCGACTGCCATGGCTATACCCTCCGCTGCCCCGTCTGATGGGGTACAACGCGGGTATAGCTGCGGCGGTATTTTGCCGCCTTCCGCTCCGTTTTCCTGAGTTTCTGCCTGCGCCGGTCTCCTTCTCGATACCGATACAAGCGTTTGCCGGGATAATTCCTTCTGCTCATGTGGATGCCACCTTTCAAATATATTCCAAAGCCTTACGGCATTTGGGTAAATAAAAAAAGCGAGAATGACATCCTGATCCTCTCGGATACTTGCGCCTGCCGATGGCATGGCCGGTGTCATTCTCGCTGCAGGGGAAAATGTCCCCTCAAAAACAAAAAAGTCAACAGCCCACTGCTCTACGGCATAGTGGTGTTGTTGACTAAAATACAAGCT is drawn from Vescimonas fastidiosa and contains these coding sequences:
- the recD2 gene encoding SF1B family DNA helicase RecD2 — translated: MAYTGIYERTIFYNPVNKYSVISVKTSDRSIPEKARSAYRHRDNMIHFAAVGYELPRTDQVSMILDGEWKEGKNGFQLHVTKCEEVVPQTREGIKGYLSSRLIKGIGGKTAELIVDRFGADTLHVLENEPERLLEIRGVSKAKLEEIIASYNESRTLRDLMLLLAPFQITPTTATKIYDHFGAHSVDILRNNPFELCQISGFGFKRVDAIMRKNNWPLNSPMRIRGAVFAALEGAKGDGGHLYLDAEQLRKESMALLNSMIPVPQMRVKADDLEAVIDDMLLQGKIINSNGNYYLVKTFAQEDETARSIARLLCRPVERVDVQDLLTRVRRQLGVELSLQQTEAVHMVFRSDLSIITGSPGTGKTTVLKAVIEVFKLLKPSENILLAAPTGRASRRMAESTGVNNASTLHSLLGLFGEDGGFRKCEEDMLDAGLIIVDESSMMDMWLARQFFSRIGPNTKVLLVGDADQLQSVGAGDVFRELIDCRLIPVTVLNEIFRQKKDSLIAYNAQKINNNDTGFFYGNDFTVCKCANQEEASEHLRNLYLAQVKQYGVDRVQILSPFRSTGAASVDQLNEAIRELVNPQTEEADLKVGSLYFRVGDKVMQNKNSIKASNGDIGFIRSFRHDERDGMRISIQFSPTRVVEYSMEEMGHVELAYATTVHKAQGSEFDVVLFPLLRSHARMLTRSLVYTAITRAKSKVILVGQIGMLYMAVHKDDTGKRNTQLGHRISLYTNTFKVQQRSA
- a CDS encoding YqaJ viral recombinase family nuclease, with the translated sequence MAVASESYAPSVLVSTERLPEKDWLEYRRRGIGGSDAAAILGISPFATARDLYYDKLKIVPFDDSESNWVAKKMGHLLEDLVAEIFHVKTGYRIYQIKKMFYHPVHTFMLADIDYFVELPGGRTAILEIKTTNYNAKDHWWSEDGQEIVPLNYEAQGRHYMSVMNIDEVFYCCLYGNNEDEVIIRHIDRDRDYEAELIALERDFWENHILTGMPPPYTEDGDLILNSVRRHFGPADPSAPELILEGNMALLITRYLELQTQRNAEKRNYEHIEAEMRRLQGRIVAEMGRSCTAVCQGREAAYSISYKPVRKSGISKDNLQRLQAQHPDIYEQYVTVSESRRFYVKKQREEAA